From Mariprofundus sp. NF, the proteins below share one genomic window:
- a CDS encoding aldo/keto reductase, whose translation MKVGLGTVQFGVDYGVSNPSGKTDREEVKRILQYAWELGITVVDTAAAYGQSESVIGSETPPEACFSIVTKLPPFTNAVISRHDVASAQGILDQSLEKLHRDSVHGLLLHQASDLLKEGGSDLYEQLCAFKLSGQVKKIGVSAYDRETLDRVLQAFEIDLIQVPVSVLDQRLLEGGYLASVHQSGVEVHARSAFLQGLLMMDPASLHPYFSSVREHLIGYRVFLDKKGMSLLAGSLAFVSALDEVDSVICGVNNLDQLKEIVMASSLEVDVSDFFQFSIQDDRVLNPSRWEL comes from the coding sequence CACCGTTCAGTTTGGCGTGGATTACGGGGTTTCGAATCCTTCTGGAAAAACGGACAGGGAAGAAGTAAAACGGATTCTTCAGTATGCCTGGGAGCTTGGCATTACTGTTGTAGATACTGCCGCAGCATATGGGCAGAGTGAATCTGTTATCGGGAGTGAAACTCCGCCAGAGGCATGTTTCTCTATTGTAACCAAGCTTCCACCTTTTACGAATGCCGTAATTTCCAGACATGATGTTGCATCTGCGCAAGGCATTTTGGATCAATCATTAGAAAAATTACATCGGGACAGTGTGCATGGTTTGCTATTACATCAGGCGAGCGATCTTCTTAAAGAGGGTGGTTCAGATTTGTATGAGCAGTTGTGTGCGTTCAAGTTATCCGGGCAGGTAAAAAAGATCGGAGTTTCTGCATATGACCGGGAGACACTGGACCGGGTTCTTCAGGCTTTCGAAATTGATCTGATTCAGGTGCCGGTCAGCGTACTGGATCAACGCCTTCTGGAAGGAGGTTATCTGGCATCTGTGCATCAATCCGGCGTTGAAGTTCATGCAAGATCTGCTTTTTTGCAGGGGCTGTTGATGATGGACCCTGCCTCGTTGCACCCTTACTTTTCATCTGTTCGTGAGCACTTGATCGGCTACAGGGTCTTCCTGGATAAAAAGGGGATGTCGTTGCTTGCAGGCTCACTTGCGTTTGTATCCGCACTGGATGAGGTCGACTCAGTAATATGCGGTGTGAATAATCTTGATCAACTTAAGGAGATTGTTATGGCCTCTTCGTTGGAGGTGGATGTGTCCGATTTCTTTCAATTCTCTATTCAGGATGACAGGGTTTTA